The DNA sequence TCTTCATCCTCGACTTTGATATCATAGGTTTCTTCCAGAAAGGTGATAACCTCAAGAATCCCGGTCGAATCGATAATGCCGCTTTCCAGAAAGGATGTGTCGTTCTGAAGTTTGCTGTCGTCACCGAAAAGAAAGTTGTCGACAATGAACTGTTTGACCTCATTGATGTATTTCAAATCAACCTCCCGGTTTGGTGTTGCGAACCCAT is a window from the Chitinivibrionales bacterium genome containing:
- a CDS encoding acyl carrier protein, whose product is MRHGFATPNREVDLKYINEVKQFIVDNFLFGDDSKLQNDTSFLESGIIDSTGILEVITFLEETYDIKVEDEEMLPENLDSLNNISTFVTKKSSS